The nucleotide sequence gtgtgtgtgtgagagtttctttatgtttgtttggttttgtgtgtgtgctcatctgGGTTTTTGTGTGAGAGcgcttgagagagggagagacaaagggagtgtTTCTTTTTACCATGGAGTCTGGCTTGATCCCAGATGAAGCAGTTTGGATATGATGGGCTGCTTACTGCAGGCTTAATCTGCTAATCAGACTTAAATTGGTAAAATCATTTGAAGTGCTCATAGAGTTGGCTTTGAACTCAGTGGCCAGCGTAGTTAATTGTCAGTGACACtaatatgtctgtatgtgtcttgcTTTACTTGGGTTTATGTACATGTTTTGTGTGCTCTGATAGCAAGCGGACACAGCTATGCGTACTGATTCATATGAATATAGGTAGCTTGACGTGCTTATCAGTGTACCAGTAGTTGTTTATTGTCAATGTGGGGTTTGATGAGGTGGCTTTAAACTGTACAGTGGGTGTGGTGGAAGTGTTGCACAGTAATGGGTGCATCTCAATCCTAGAAAAGCCTCCCGTCATGGTTTTCTTTATACATATCCTGAGCAGACGAAAAGACAGGACAAGATCAACACAGCATTGAGATGCACTCTGTGGATATATGGCTTTTAAAATGTTAGTGTGACCTTTGACATCTAGATTACAGTGTTTATTATGAGCTGGCCGATGATACAGTTTTTAGAGTTCATGAAGTCAATTCACTGTGAACCTGCACTATATAGCAATACAGTTTTTCTTTTGGTAAACACTTTAATGAAGCTTGAATAGCAGAGACAATGTAAAATCAAGGCAGGAGTGCATGTTAGTAGTTTTGAATAAACCAAGGGATCAATAAATACAGAAAGTTCACTATGTAGCATAGATTTTAGCGAATGAATTGGATGCATGTCAATGCGCTATGAACATAAACACGATTCAGATCAAATCTATCAGGGGTGTTAAGTCCGGGTCTTCAGGGTCCACTGGCCtgtatgtttccctgctccaacacacctgattcaaaggAATGGGTTGtgatcaagctctgtggaagcctgatgatggccattcatttgaaaagGGTGTGctagagcagggaaacatctcaaacatacaggacagtagaCCCCAGAGGACCAGGATTAAACACCCTCTGAAATAGATGATGAAAAGATGGCAAAAAGATGAGCCCAAGGTTGACGCAAGCTTCGTCTACTACACGTCAGAATCTTtacatggtacttcagaacttGACATGGTACTTGCACATATGATAATGTGTATATAGTGTCGTTTTATCAGACTACGTTTCAATCAGGGTCCTTTTTATTCAATGATCCTTTAGTCTAGTACACACACAATTTATCAGAAGTGTTCCCGTGATGTGTTTCCAGGAGGCGGCGCTGTGTTGGGTGAGGTCAGCTGACTGGGTTTCCTCCGGGTGTTTGAACTGGGCCCCGGCGCCCCTCCATTTAACATACTCTGGAATTGTCATTCAAATAACACTGTTGACCtcgctcctctttctcctcctctcgtttTCCCTTGCTTTGCCTCACTCGATCCGCCTCTTTTCTCCAGACCCCCTAAGGTGGTGTGCGCAGGCGCACCATGGCCCAGACCCTTCAGATGGCGATCCCAAACTTCGGCAACAACGTCCTGGAGTGTCTGAACGAGCAACGTCTCCAAGGGCTCTACTGTGACGTGTCCGTGGTTGTCAAGGGACACGCCTTCAAGGTGGGATGTCCAGAGATAGTTTTTCGATACGTAGCAGAGGGAGCCTTCTTATAATCTGTCCATCATTCAAAGCATCCTCCCACTTCTGATAGGAGCTTAGTATGAGCGGCACATAGATGATGATCTATCCTTGTGTTTGTACATTCATCTCTTGGATGGTCTGGTGAGTGTTGAGAGAAGAACAGAAGACGTCCTCTTTTTATTcatttcttttcatttaaaaaaaatataaaattgaGGTCCTTCTGCTCTTCTAACATCCGAAGAAACATTTTGAAGCATTTCCGTGCTCCCCCAGGCCCACCGTGCTGTGCTAGCGGCCAGCAGCTCCTACTTCCGAGACCtgttcagcagcagcagcatcagcagCACAGCGGGGAAGAGCCctgtggtggtggagctgccCCCGGCTGTGCAGCCCCAGAGCTTCCAGCAGATCCTGGCCTTCTGCTACACCGGCCGCCTCAGCATGACGGTTGGAGACCAGTTCCTGCTCATGTACACCGCCGGTTTCCTCCAGATCCAGCAGATCATGGAGAAGGGGACCGAGTTCTTCCTCAAGGTAGGGCGGCACACCAGCTTGGGAGGAGTTCCTGGTGGTGTGGATCTGAGATTAGTTTACCATCCACCTCGGGGATTGCCGTACCTGCACTTTAAATGTTTATGAATGctgtgccccccccacacacacacacacacacactttcccaggTGTCCTCCCCCAGCTGTGACTCCCAGGGCCTGCATCCAGAGGAGGCCCCATCCTCCGAGCCCCAGAGCCCTGTCACTCAGACCGGCTCGGGCGGGGCTCGTCCTGCTGCCTGCCTAACGCCCCTCCCCCTGGTGTCCCGGGTAAAGAccgagcaacagcagcagcagcagccgccgCCGCACAGCCAGCCAGAGGCCTCGCCCTACTCCGTGGTATGCACGCCCGTGGCCAAACGCCTCTGGGAGGGGAGCAGCAGTAGAGACGGGGCGGGctcgggtggaggaggagggattagGAAGGCCGCGCGCTTCTCCCAGGAGGCAGTCCGTGGCAGTGCCATACAGAGTCCTGGGGCTCTGGGCCTAGCCATGGGCATGGGGGCCAGTGGGGCTGCGGGGATGGGGGTCTCGGGGGCCCACAGCAGTGGCACTAACGGCAGCTCGGCGGGTTCGGGCAACGCCACGTCGGAGGGCGCCAGCCCGGGCACCATGAGCGCCTACGCCAGCGACTCGCCCATCAGTTACcacgacgaggaagaggaggaggaggtgactgaCGAGAGCACGGAGGAGCAGTACAGGCAGATCTGCAACATGTACACCATGTACAGCATGCTCAACGTAGGCGCCAcaggtacactgtgtgtgtgtgtgtgtatgtttgtaaacGTGCATGCACGTGTATGAATGTCTTCCAAGGCCGCCAAACTGTTGATGCCCAGAGGATGTATTCAGtattatgatgtgtgtgtgtgcgcccgtgTATGCGTTTCTACCAGCAGGTGAGCGTGTGGAGGCCCTGCCCGACCACACAGAGACTCGGGGTCGCATGCGAGGTCGCCAGGACCTGTCATCACTCCCCGCCGAACTCGTCACTCAGATAGGCAACCGCTGCCACCCCAAACTGTACGAGGAGGGAGATCCTGCAGAGAAGTTAGAACTGGTCTCAGGTTGGTGGGAGGGGGCAGCGGGGGGTGGTGGTAGCGAAGCTATATTGTGCACCACCTCGTACCACACTGTACTATTGGTCTGCCCTACATCGTACTCCCAGGTTGGGAGTGGTCAAATGACGCACACGACAtaccaccatcctcctctcatTGCCCTGGTATAAATCATTTGAATGTTTGCTTGTAGAAATGGATGTGTATGTTTGCCGGTTGGCTGACGTGATGGTGATGGTAATGGTGTGTGTTTAAACAGGTACGTGTGTGTTCATATCAAGAGCCCAGCTGATGAACTGTCATGTGAGTGCAGGGACGAGACATAAGGTGCTGCTCAGGAGACTGCTGGCTGCCTTCTTTgacaggtaagtgtgtgtgtgtctgtgacggtCCCTGCCAAACCTCACCTTGGGATGTGGAATTTGTCTGAATTCAGACGATAAAATATGGTGGAGTATAGAGAAGAAAATAATTAACACTGATATTTTGTCTGACTTAATGGTGTGCAAGTCCATCTAGTAAAGATGCTGCACACTTTTGCAAAACACGTCCCACTATTGTTTCTCTACTTTCAGGAACACTCTGGCCAATAGTTGTGGAACAGGAATACGGTCTTCCACTAATGATCCCAGCCGCAAACCTCTGGACAACAGAGTGCTTCACGCAGTCAAATGTGAGTGGGGTCATAGGGTGGAATACTGGAAATCCCTGCTGCTGGCAACTTTACAGACACAGTCATCTGGTGGTGTGAAACGGCAGCGTGCATCCTtgtcctctctccatcacctcttCGTTCTCTCTCATCCcgattctcttcctctctttatcACTGTTCCTTGGGTCCCTTCCCAATTAGGGTTGCAAAGGGTGGGACATATCTGGAAACTCCAGAAGCTTTCCTTAGGGAGTTAAGCTAGGCAATTTTGGAAATACTCCAAGTTTAAAGGGAATTGATTTTGAATTGAGTAATTTATACAACCTATCATATATAAAAATCAACATATTGTTCGGTCATAAgtagacatgcatgcaaactAATGATATGTTTTTTATTACTTATTTGTGGGCAGCGTCATTTtcattgaaaatatattttttgaaaAGATGTAGTCCTTGGGCTCAAATGCAGTAGTGTGGCTTCAATAGTCCTGCTGTAGTGTGCAGGATTCTAGAAATGATCTGTGCATGTGATGGAGGAATGCATTTTGCATGCAGGGGGTGCGGGCCCAATAGCCCTGCAGGAAATAGAGTGCTGGGTGCATGTGATTGAGGATTGAGGAATACGCAGGGTAGAAATTCAACTGAATTTCAaccaagattatgccattattTTTTCCCAACTGCATTTAGGTTCCCTGTTATAGGCTAACTTAGAGGCAATTTTAtaaatttccagtttatttgcaTATATTCCATATAATTCCCACATATTCCCTTTAATTCTCATGGAAAGTTTCCAACTTTGGAAATGCCAGAACATTTTGCAACCCTTTTCCCAACCTGCACTTTCTcttctgtgcctgtctgtccttaTCCAAttacccttctctgtctctctccctcccctagtCTACTGTCAGAACTTTGCCACCAGCTTCAAGGAGAGTGAGATGAATGCCATAGCCGCCGACATGTGCACCAATGCCCGGCGGGTGGTGAGGAAGAGCTGGATCCCCAAGCTGAAGCTGCTGATGGCGGAGAGCGATGCCTACTCAGCCTTCCTTCCCGAAGCCGTCAAGATGGAGGATGACGGCCTGGGGGCGGAGCCTAACTTTGACCCCGTCTCCCTGGAGAGCGGGGCcgatgtggaggcagggggcccCACGGGTGAATCGCTGCAGGCAgtgggtggggatggtggtccATTGTTTTAGCGTGGGGGGCAGTTATTGGGTTAGTTGTGATGTGGCAATGCCCCTTACTTGTAATTGCTCCATCTTCTACCACCCCCCTCAGCCTGACTGCTTGAGCCTCTTTTGACCTTTCTGTCCCAACGTGTGACTCTGGGAGGTTGATATTGCAAGCAGGTGGAACCACAAAGTTGGCGCTTATGATCTTCCTAGTGTGAAAGACCAGATCCTGAAGGTCTTTTGCTTGCTGGATGTTGATCCAGTAGTGAGTGATGGGGAGTGGGGAAAGGTGGGGAAAGGGGAAGAGGGTTCTGTTTTTCACTGAACTCCCTTGaacctttttgtttttgtcGGTGTTCACTCAACCCCCAATTTGAAATACATTCCTTGAAGTTGAGGGTGGAGGTTGAAGGACTAAGGGGAGATGTCCCGGCACTGAATGGGCAGTGCCAGCGTTGCTCTAGTGCAGATGatgtgagggtggtggtggggatcccctcttcttccctctgcttTCCCCTCCGCAGGCCCCCTTACTCCACTCGCTCCACCTCAATAGTATTCCAACCCCACCTGCTTCTCCCTCTGACCAGAACAAAATTGAACCtccatttacaaaaaaaaaaaaaagtatcgtGCATTTTTTTCTCTGTTTCCCATTTTGCTCATTTCAGCCCTATATGCTTGTAGCATGTTCAAAATGAATGGAGAGGTGTGGCGGAAGTGTTTTATGATTGTACGTTGAACAGGATATGTGGTCATAAATATAGATATTTATATAGAAGCACATGCAGCGCGGTGCACCGAGAGGAAACGAGGGATTGTTTTTAAGATCTTCATGTTGCTTTATTATATTTTGAAGAGCAGTGTTTCTAAGAAGTCATATTGATTAAGGAAAGTGCTATTTTGCATACACTTACCGTTAGAGCAGTCTTAACATTGGGACCTATCAGTCATGTTTTAATACAACAGACCGAACTAATAATGTGATAGAATATGTTTCACTGAGATTTTTACCCACTGTGTATTAGACAGAGGATACATCttactcctctcttctttctgcgattgtgtaaatgtacagtacaatGAGGTCCGTTGAGAACATGACTGGTGACTGTTTAATGGCGACTAATGATGGTGGTCGCTACTCTAGCTAAATTGCTTGCTGGGAATCATGGCTAGCTAAATGTTAAGCTTTGATCTAAATGGCTGAGTCTATGACTACTTTTCTAGACCAACTTAAATGTTGAACCGATAACCTTCAAAGAAGCTAACTACTGACATTGTGCAAGGTATAAAGATCTGGGGAAATAGGTGTGAAATAATATGTGGGATGTGCCTTTTTATTGCGCTCTATATGCAGGGTTTGCAAACTGGAGATGTGCAGGGTTACATTTGTGATTGGCTGATGGAATCTTTCACTTTGGCTGTTGTTCAGTACATGAATTGCACGCTGCAGCCTTTGTCCCAGTGAAAGAGACGAGGTAGGGTGTATTGTGTGCATGAGGTTGGGTATGATTCAAGGGGGCATGTCAGTGGTTTTCTGTTTACTTGAGTATGGTTGAGTTTGTGTTCATAAGTTGTTGTACACACTGCAGCCCCTAACCAACACATTACACGGTCAttgaaaaacacacacctacacaccatgTAGACATGTAAAGGTTGTTGTTGTATTACAACCCTATTGCATTGAAAGTccaaaatgtgtgtatttagaTTTTGATCAAAAGCATTTGATAAAATGTTCCACCCCCAGGAAAGATGAGTGGGGCTGCACCTTTACATGAGATGAACCAGTGGTTTGTGCACCTTTACATGAGATGAACCAGTGGTTTGTGCCCCTTTACATGAGATGAACCAGTGGTTATGCACCTTTTAAGGGGTTGAGAGCTTGTATGGGAAGTTAACCCTGTAGGGTCACTATTTATTTGTTGAAGAGCAGTATGCTCCTTTTCATAAGTGACTGACACCTGATGTAAATATTAAGATTGTTGATTTGAATCTCGTGTTTCAGACTGAACAGGATGTTAGTGACTTTGCAAACGGTGTGAGGAGCtgatttttctatttgtttggttattatattttttacatgatTGTGTTGAAACGTCACAGAGATGTTTATTGATGTGGGTGAAAACAGCTTCCTGCATGCATTCATGTCTACACATGTAGGTGTTAGCCACAGGGGAAGTGAATAGATGATGGCCTGATGTACAAGCCTGTCTCTGAGTCTTTTTATGGGGAGCTTTTCAGCATCCTTTTGACCCACAACCCTGGAATCTCAACACTTCATAGATGTCACTCCTCTGTATTTCCTCATGCACACACTGCTATAAAATCCTACTGAACTATAAAATATACCTCTGATTCAAGTTGATTTTCCAACCTTTTTATCATGGTTATGAGGTGTGCTTTGTTAAAGATCTTCTTGGAGCCTGATTGGGTTTTCAGAGTGAGAACATTGATGAAGTGGCATGGAGAAACTGCCAGGGCCCAAATTGTACATGTTTAGCTCATTTTTACAGCTGGCAAATGCTCATTGAGGATAGTGCCATGCAGCTGAATGATATGTGTCTTGCAGACAGACTCTGGGCTACTTCAAAGAATAAGGTGACCCCATGATGTGATAAACCCTCTTAAAAACTAAAGtacgccccctgctggtgactGATGGCACTGAGTGGGTTCTGAAGCGTCACTAGAGAGCAGTGTGTCCCACATAGTACCTGATGTGTGCGCGAGAGACTGGAACCTCCAAGCATTGCAGCTGCTCCCTAAAatgccccagcacacacacactggagattATGGGCCAGTGGAGACCGTGTCAAGTATAATGTGGCATGGAGAAGTCTTTTTCcagtacatatatatatatatataaatatgagtatatactgtacatgtataGATGAACACTGTATATTAAACATGGAGGCACCAGAGGTTGGGTTATTAGTTGTGCACTCATAGCATGAGGTGTATATGTACCAAGAACACGCTTAATAAACAGTGCAGTGGCATCTACTTGTCTTTACCCATGCTCCTACCCCTTAGTCACCCTGTAGTGCTCTTTCGCTCATCTTGTTGTTCCAAGTGCCAATAACTTTGTGAAACCTGTAACTGTGACCCAATATTATTCAAGGTAACTGCACATTTAACaactgtaaaatatatattagaaatatataaaaataacatgtcaacatggataaaaaaaaaaaagaattatctTAATAAAAGGTTTGTAACAAATTATTTTGGTTTTGTTCCTTTTTTCTCCCCAAAACTAGTTCAGTATTACTTACTGCTGTATAGTTTCTAGAGGCAGTAGGTAATAAACTTAATTTGTGTTTCACAAAACAAAAGTGAAAAGGTGCTGTACAATGAAATAAATATAATCTATAATATAAAATAGATACTTGAAAGTAATAGAAAAAACGagtgaaaaacagaaaaaaatctGCACAAGATGCAAAACGCACATTTCAAAACGGTGCTCTTGAATCAAgcgagttaaaaaaaaatatacaacaTGAATAATTTTCCAGGTCTTAAAAGCATAATACAGATTTGATTTAGacttttttaaattaaaaaaagaataatagaaccACTTTCTTTACATGCATCTAAAGTTcatgtgttggtcaaagaagatgttttttttgtggtttACTTAACATTGGCTGCTAAAGAACCAATTCACTGCTGTAATTGATCTGAATTGTCCTCAGGGCCTATAATTTGGACCACTGTTTTGTCAGGGTTTAGCTGTTGGAAGTTACTGTATGACATTCAATCATTGATAGCTGTTAGGCAGTCTTGCAACATAGTTTACCCTCTACCTTCAGTTTGAAAGAAAGGTACAGCTGTATATTGTCTACATAAAAATGATAAGAGATAGGCTACACTACACTAACGATCAATAACAATCCATGAGGAAGCATACAGTGAATGCACTCCaagcagaaacaaaacaaaactgccCTGCATCAGCACGCATTAGGAAATAATTTGAAACCCTGAAAAGAGCAGTTTCAATATGCCTCAGACAAAAACCAGACTGGAACTTCTCAAAGATCTTTATTGTTGTCTACAAACTACTTTCTCCAGGACGAGAAATGAAAGGAATTTTGGATATTGGTCAACAGTTACTGGGAACTAGAAggctttttcgtgagccggctcgtatggctcagctcactaaaaagagccggctcttttggctcccgaacggctctttaaaaaatacatgttttaactatgaatttgactatgatagttgtgaaaacaatttgaattaaattatgaaatgaaatcatactcgaccgtaaccacgtatctttaaaaatgcattgatttttcatggctctcctccaagttttgactactctcagactgtgtgtgagttggctcggccctccctcatgcaggattgacaggaacagaatgtgaggatgaccGTGTGCgcttttaagcctacaagtatttttttgttgttctttgaattagtcaattattttaaatacaattaaa is from Osmerus mordax isolate fOsmMor3 chromosome 3, fOsmMor3.pri, whole genome shotgun sequence and encodes:
- the nacc1a gene encoding nucleus accumbens associated 1, BEN and BTB (POZ) domain containing a isoform X1, with protein sequence MAQTLQMAIPNFGNNVLECLNEQRLQGLYCDVSVVVKGHAFKAHRAVLAASSSYFRDLFSSSSISSTAGKSPVVVELPPAVQPQSFQQILAFCYTGRLSMTVGDQFLLMYTAGFLQIQQIMEKGTEFFLKVSSPSCDSQGLHPEEAPSSEPQSPVTQTGSGGARPAACLTPLPLVSRVKTEQQQQQQPPPHSQPEASPYSVVCTPVAKRLWEGSSSRDGAGSGGGGGIRKAARFSQEAVRGSAIQSPGALGLAMGMGASGAAGMGVSGAHSSGTNGSSAGSGNATSEGASPGTMSAYASDSPISYHDEEEEEEVTDESTEEQYRQICNMYTMYSMLNVGATAGERVEALPDHTETRGRMRGRQDLSSLPAELVTQIGNRCHPKLYEEGDPAEKLELVSGTCVFISRAQLMNCHVSAGTRHKVLLRRLLAAFFDRNTLANSCGTGIRSSTNDPSRKPLDNRVLHAVKFYCQNFATSFKESEMNAIAADMCTNARRVVRKSWIPKLKLLMAESDAYSAFLPEAVKMEDDGLGAEPNFDPVSLESGADVEAGGPTGESLQAVGGDGGPLF
- the nacc1a gene encoding nucleus accumbens associated 1, BEN and BTB (POZ) domain containing a isoform X2, whose product is MAQTLQMAIPNFGNNVLECLNEQRLQGLYCDVSVVVKGHAFKAHRAVLAASSSYFRDLFSSSSISSTAGKSPVVVELPPAVQPQSFQQILAFCYTGRLSMTVGDQFLLMYTAGFLQIQQIMEKGTEFFLKVSSPSCDSQGLHPEEAPSSEPQSPVTQTGSGGARPAACLTPLPLVSRVKTEQQQQQQPPPHSQPEASPYSVVCTPVAKRLWEGSSSRDGAGSGGGGGIRKAARFSQEAVRGSAIQSPGALGLAMGMGASGAAGMGVSGAHSSGTNGSSAGSGNATSEGASPGTMSAYASDSPISYHDEEEEEEVTDESTEEQYRQICNMYTMYSMLNVGATGERVEALPDHTETRGRMRGRQDLSSLPAELVTQIGNRCHPKLYEEGDPAEKLELVSGTCVFISRAQLMNCHVSAGTRHKVLLRRLLAAFFDRNTLANSCGTGIRSSTNDPSRKPLDNRVLHAVKFYCQNFATSFKESEMNAIAADMCTNARRVVRKSWIPKLKLLMAESDAYSAFLPEAVKMEDDGLGAEPNFDPVSLESGADVEAGGPTGESLQAVGGDGGPLF